A section of the Rossellomorea marisflavi genome encodes:
- a CDS encoding glycosyltransferase family 4 protein has product MKILLVSYYPLPYAGGIWTVVSNLQQKLLSLGHQVDLFSQRPDLSGYRMHHLDHGMMLESMRPKIMTRINRELPFHQQHPIIQKAEIYRLNFEMTLREYGLESYDVIHAQDVTAAQIIGSIKPAHIPLVTSAHGSLTKEIFLVLKSVYPHLSDHSILTGRDFNYYKRLEKEAYKESKYIHTQSKWMKSQIETDFRVNPIKVISYPLGIHNKQTGTPVSKKDRSKVLIFSGRVIYLKGITFLLEALSQVELGRQDWECLIVGDGDYLPAAKALAKRLRLNDRVSFLGHQQNMEDILAQGDLLIQPSLQDTQPLSVVEGQFAGLPAIVSDAAGLPEMIQDGLNGLIVPTGDAKSLQNAIEALLNDDDRRCRMGQAAIAWANERWTLDAMVSQTLALYKRALT; this is encoded by the coding sequence ATGAAAATCCTATTGGTTTCCTATTATCCTCTCCCTTATGCGGGGGGGATTTGGACGGTTGTTTCGAACCTTCAACAAAAGCTACTTTCACTAGGTCATCAGGTTGATTTGTTTTCCCAACGGCCCGACTTGAGTGGGTATCGCATGCACCATCTTGATCATGGGATGATGCTCGAGTCCATGCGCCCGAAGATCATGACAAGAATAAACAGAGAACTACCATTTCACCAACAGCATCCTATTATTCAGAAAGCAGAGATCTATCGCCTCAATTTTGAAATGACATTAAGGGAGTATGGATTGGAATCATATGATGTCATTCATGCACAAGATGTTACCGCTGCTCAAATCATCGGATCGATCAAGCCTGCTCATATTCCGTTAGTCACAAGTGCCCATGGCAGTCTCACCAAAGAAATCTTCCTTGTATTAAAATCCGTTTATCCCCACCTATCTGATCATTCCATCCTGACAGGAAGGGATTTCAACTATTATAAACGACTTGAAAAAGAAGCATATAAGGAGAGCAAGTATATCCATACCCAATCAAAATGGATGAAGTCCCAAATTGAGACGGATTTCCGTGTGAATCCAATAAAGGTCATCTCATACCCATTGGGAATCCATAACAAGCAAACCGGCACCCCGGTTTCTAAGAAAGATCGGTCAAAGGTGCTCATTTTCTCTGGAAGGGTTATTTATCTAAAGGGAATCACATTTTTACTTGAAGCCTTATCTCAGGTCGAATTGGGCCGTCAGGACTGGGAATGCCTGATTGTCGGGGACGGGGATTACCTACCGGCGGCAAAGGCGTTGGCAAAACGGCTTCGATTGAATGACCGCGTGTCATTCCTAGGACATCAGCAGAACATGGAAGACATCCTTGCTCAAGGCGATCTTCTCATCCAGCCGAGTCTTCAGGATACACAGCCCCTTTCGGTTGTGGAGGGTCAGTTTGCCGGATTGCCGGCGATCGTCAGTGATGCTGCCGGGCTTCCGGAGATGATTCAGGATGGATTGAACGGACTGATTGTTCCGACGGGTGATGCAAAGTCCCTACAGAATGCAATAGAGGCCTTGCTGAATGATGATGACCGACGCTGCCGGATGGGGCAGGCCGCGATTGCATGGGCCAATGAGCGTTGGACATTGGATGCCATGGTCTCTCAGACATTGGCGCTTTATAAGAGAGCTTTGACATGA